The stretch of DNA GCAGGGTCTGCGAGAGGATGGCGTAATCGAAACTGTCGTCGGGATAGAAGGACAGGTCGGTGTCGGCATCGCCCTGAATTGCCGAGAGGCCGCGCGCCACGCAGGCCGCGACATTGGCCGGTTCCAGCTCCAACCCGCGCGCGTCGCACTCGCGGCCATCGCGCAGAGCGGCCATCAGCGTGCCGTCGCCGCAGCCCACATCGAGCACGCGGGCGCCGGGCGCGACATTCTGGGCGATCACCGCCAGATCGGGGCGGAGAACTTCGGAAGACGTCATCGCAGCAGAAATCCTTCGATCACCCGGTCAAGCGCGGGCACGTCGAGCAGGAAGCTGTCATGGCCGAAAGGCGCGGACAGCTCCATAAAGGACACAGCCGCCCCCGCCGCGTTCAGCGCATGGGCAATGCTGCGCGATTCGCTGGTGGGATAGAGCCAGTCGGTGTCGAACGACACAAGGCAGAAGCGCGAATGCACGCCCTTGAAAGCCTCGGCCAGGCGGCCCGGATGGTCGTCCTCGCCATGGCCTTCGGCGAGGTCGAAATAGCTCATCGCCTTGGTGATATAGAGGTAGGAATTGGCATCGAAACGCCCGGTGAAGCTTTCGCCCTGATAGCGCAGATAGCTTTCCACCTGAAAATCCGCGCCGAAGCCGAAGCTTTTGGCCTCACGGTTCTGCAAGCGGCGCCCGAATTTCTCCGACAGGCTGGCTTCCGACAGATAGGTGATATGCGCCGCCATCCGCGCCACGGCCAGACCCGCATCGGGGCTGTTGCCGGTGCCGTGATAGGCGCCGCCCTGCCAGTGGGGATCGGCCATGATCGCCTGACGGCCCAGCTCCTGAAAGGCGATGTTCTGCACCGGCATCGCCGCCGTGCTGGCCAGCACCAGCACGCGTTTCGCCATATCGGGCCAGTTCACCGAGAGCGAAAGCGCCTGCATGCCCCCCATGCTGCCACCGATCACCGCATAGAGGTTCTCCACCCCCAGAGCATTCAGCAACAGCACATGAGCACGCACCATATCCCGGATCGTGATCACCGGAAAACGCGGGCCATAGGGTTGGCCATCGGGCGCCAGACTGCCCGGCCCGGTGGTGCCCATGCAACTGCCCAGCACATTGGGGCAGATCACATAAAAGCGGTCGGTGTCGATCGGCAGGCCGGGGCCGACCATGCGGCTCCACCAGCCGGGCTTGCCGGTGATGGGATGCGGCGTCGCCACATGCTGGTCGCCGGTGGTGGCGTGGCAAATCAGGATCGCATTGTCGCGCGCTTCGTTGAGCCTGCCATAGGTTTCGTAAGCGATGCGCACGCCATGCAGCACTTGGCCGCCGTCCAGCTCCAGCGGCTGGTCGAGGTCATAGGTTGCGCCGACTGCGTGAAGCGGGTTGGTCTCGGTGGGCAGGATCGCGCTGTTGTCCGACATGATGGCGCACGACTTGGGACTTTGCCCCCGCCCTGTCAATTGCGAGCGTGGCAAAGCTGCGCTAGAGCCCCCGCATCATGAACAAGCGTCCCGAACCCAAATCATGGATCAGCGCGATCCACGCCTATGTCCCCGGCAAGTCCAAGGGCGCAGATGGCAAGCCGCTGATCAAGCTGTCGGCCAATGAGAACCCGCTGGGCACCAGCCATGCGGCGCTGGAGGCACGCGCAAATGCCGCCGCCCCGGCGCTCTATCCCGATCCCGACAGCAAGGATCTGCGCGAGGCTCTGGGCAAATTGAACGGCATCGCCCCGTCACGCATCGTGATGGGGA from Novosphingobium sp. encodes:
- a CDS encoding homoserine O-acetyltransferase yields the protein MSDNSAILPTETNPLHAVGATYDLDQPLELDGGQVLHGVRIAYETYGRLNEARDNAILICHATTGDQHVATPHPITGKPGWWSRMVGPGLPIDTDRFYVICPNVLGSCMGTTGPGSLAPDGQPYGPRFPVITIRDMVRAHVLLLNALGVENLYAVIGGSMGGMQALSLSVNWPDMAKRVLVLASTAAMPVQNIAFQELGRQAIMADPHWQGGAYHGTGNSPDAGLAVARMAAHITYLSEASLSEKFGRRLQNREAKSFGFGADFQVESYLRYQGESFTGRFDANSYLYITKAMSYFDLAEGHGEDDHPGRLAEAFKGVHSRFCLVSFDTDWLYPTSESRSIAHALNAAGAAVSFMELSAPFGHDSFLLDVPALDRVIEGFLLR